The Agromyces sp. LHK192 genome includes a window with the following:
- a CDS encoding sigma-70 family RNA polymerase sigma factor, translating to MDIGPLYQQHKDTLHRVAASILREVGLQGEKDDVVSEAMLSVASNPPTEEIRNWEAFLVRVVKNKAYDRIRAAEVRHFGRTLDMDHDDHAELGDDAITDTDEKLDGARAGAHVWDSMAVLDERERQVIREVIQNQRPQGEVGDELGVSRPRVNQILKAALQKLREELERKGVAR from the coding sequence GGGCCGCTGTATCAGCAGCACAAGGACACGCTTCACCGCGTGGCCGCGTCGATTCTGCGTGAAGTTGGCCTGCAGGGTGAAAAGGACGACGTTGTGAGCGAAGCGATGCTGTCCGTCGCGAGCAACCCGCCCACGGAGGAGATCCGCAACTGGGAGGCGTTCCTCGTGCGAGTCGTGAAGAACAAGGCATACGACCGCATTCGCGCAGCCGAGGTCCGGCACTTTGGTCGCACGCTCGACATGGACCACGACGACCACGCGGAGCTCGGCGATGACGCCATCACAGACACTGATGAAAAGCTAGACGGGGCTCGCGCTGGAGCACATGTGTGGGACAGCATGGCCGTGCTCGACGAACGCGAACGTCAGGTCATCCGAGAGGTCATTCAGAACCAGAGACCACAGGGTGAAGTGGGAGACGAGCTCGGCGTGAGCCGCCCTCGAGTGAACCAGATTTTGAAGGCGGCGTTGCAGAAGCTTCGCGAAGAGCTTGAACGGAAGGGAGTGGCCAGATGA